A genomic stretch from Lycium ferocissimum isolate CSIRO_LF1 unplaced genomic scaffold, AGI_CSIRO_Lferr_CH_V1 ctg3506, whole genome shotgun sequence includes:
- the LOC132044095 gene encoding uncharacterized protein LOC132044095 — translation MPPDSLRSAVYRSFVTCDDPNGVVECKTARKSKTDHSKMEKKVVKERRCNHLNESCSSEGRERVCKDDELYSSSSFQLMEVSREAQKLNQVIDSWSKGVTFERHSKDIAKDLLKGALDLQESLVMLGKLQEASQHMAKLKKKLKDKPVKDGIAIERTKSERISDHRFNRLEFQKPRFSVDRASRDCFDELREVIRDSFTRQNLLPPSCASDFDTRKAELSPDLPFTSFTSSSESSFEKACFGRRKMIILSDVPSTSSSQSSMLQSQEVTSFDYSPPPDGPNLIARLMGLEEIPRNQTTQKHFEVVKQGRPIFELDSPKAKKPAFISQKVDAKTRTLDEIIETMHFKGLLRSKSNHGTHQSSVSGLLNKFVDDSPPIVIMKPLYAPDSHGERFPPCNHEENRSGTRNTTEKWDVKEKNSPENSDDQEGALNFTIYRKLQKGKDQNNRFSKEKGRKNHGEAPAKSRTLEDLIQRKQPNSKIIASSPGKYPVKSKTFDVLSQEKQPNTKIRASSPGKNRGEAPANSKTLEVLFQEKHPNTNANTKTVEVLIQEKQPNTRTRASSPGKTRQPKKETIEKIEDGSQRVAPAIRNSREMKNVKINASAKFQDQSKMSAMKVKIPERKPLVTQAKSTIADPKRITTTASHNSSKRKKNVNADKSVKSTPIATIDNTERKDENVERVQAVEKDTDTPIIKFTSSEEFQLEKVADIFENLVTDNSANGESFPCESSVPSIQCVSDIKLVEHTNCNINLDFTENENFNSGATTRYLLLSSESFLCRSEELFETDAWEPTVWQTTSVDHDIADNTLLLDCANELLENKRSQCALAVDPLSLKAIKMRKNSISFDKLVNEICDGIEVLRSYNKDAGKDLSADALYSLLERDLWCKGVVGSAWNLGWRTGLTNNEVEQVVNDIEKYLLTGFIDDLLTDFML, via the exons ATGCCTCCAGACAGTCTGAGATCAGCTGTATACAGATCCTTTGTCACCTGTGATGATCCCAATGGTGTCGTGGAATGTAAGACAGCCAGAAAATCTAAGACTGACCattcaaaaatggaaaaaaaagttgtaaaagaaagaagatgcaACCATTTGAATGAGTCTTGTTCATCAGAAGGGAGAGAGAGAGTCTGCAAAGATGATGAGTTatattcttcatcttccttCCAGCTAATGGAGGTGTCCAGAGAAGCTCAAAAGCTGAACCAAGTGATCGACTCATGGTCTAAGGGTGTGACCTTTGAAAGGCATTCCAAAGATATTGCAAAAGATTTGTTGAAAGGAGCTCTTGATTTACAGGAATCACTAGTGATGCTAGGAAAGCTGCAAGAAGCTTCACAGCATATGgcaaagttgaagaaaaaactGAAAGATAAGCCTGTGAAAGATGGAATAGCCATTGAAAGAACCAAGTCTGAAAGGATTTCAGATCACAGGTTTAACAGGCTTGAGTTTCAGAAACCAAGATTTTCTGTTGATAGGGCTTCCCGGGATTGTTTTGATGAGCTTAGGGAAGTGATACGAGACAGTTTTACTAGACAAAATCTGTTGCCACCAAGTTGTGCTTCAGACTTTGATACAAGGAAAGCGGAATTATCTCCAGATCTCCCCTTTACCAGCTTCACTAGCTCAAGTGAGTCGTCCTTCGAAAAGGCTTGTTTTGGTAGAAGAAAAATGATTATATTATCGGATGTCCCATCCACTAGCTCAAGCCAGTCCTCCATGCTTCAATCCCAAGAGGTTACCTCTTTTGATTATTCCCCGCCACCAGACGGGCCTAATTTAATTGCCAGACTGATGGGTCTTGAAGAGATTCCTAGAAACCAAACTACCCAAAAGCACTTCGAGGTTGTCAAGCAGGGAAGACCTATATTTGAATTAGATTCACCAAAAGCAAAGAAGCCAGCATTCATCAGTCAGAAGGTGGATGCAAAAACAAGAACATTGGATGAAATAATTGAAACCATGCATTTCAAGGGGCTTTTGAGAAGCAAGTCTAATCACGGAACTCATCAATCTAGTGTTTCAGGTTTGTTAAACAAGTTTGTTGATGATTCTCCACCCATTGTGATCATGAAGCCTCTGTATGCTCCAGACTCGCACGGTGAAAGGTTTCCTCCCTGTAACCATGAAGAAAATCGATCAGGCACTAGAAACACAACTGAAAAATGggatgtaaaagaaaaaaattccccTGAAAACTCTGATGATCAGGAAGGAGCATTGAATTTCACCATATACAGGAAACTGCAGAAAGGGAAAGATCAAAATAATAGATTCAGCAAAGAAAAAGGGCGGAAGAATCATGGTGAAGCACCTGCAAAATCAAGGACTCTTGAAGATCTGATTCAAAGGAAACAGCCCAATTCAAAAATCATAGCTTCTTCTCCTGGAAAGTATCCTGTAAAATCAAAGACTTTTGATGTTCTGAGTCAAGAAAAACAGCCTAATACAAAGATTAGAGCTTCTTCTCCGGGCAAGAATCGTGGTGAAGCACCTGCAAATTCAAAGACACTTGAAGTTCTGTTTCAAGAAAAACATCCTAATACAAATGCAAATACAAAGACTGTTGAAGTTCTGATTCAGGAAAAACAGCCTAATACAAGGACTAGAGCTTCTTCTCCTGGAAAGACCCGACAACCAAAGAAAGAAACAATTGAAAAAATAGAGGATGGGAGTCAACGAGTAGCTCCTGCTATAAGAAACTCTAGAGAaatgaaaaatgtcaaaatCAACGCCAGTGCTAAATTTCAGGACCAAAGCAAGATGAGCGCTATGAAAGTGAAAATACCAGAGAGAAAGCCATTGGTTACACAAGCAAAAAGTACTATAGCAGACCCTAAGCGCATCACAACCACTGCATCTCATAACTCCAGTAAGAGGAAGAAGAATGTTAATGCTGACAAGTCCGTCAAGAGTACCCCCATTGCTACG ATTGACAACACGGAACGCAAGGATGAAAATGTAGAGAGGGTGCAGGCAGTAGAGAAAGACACAGATACACCCATAATCAAATTTACATCCTCAGAAGAATTTCAGTTAGAAAAAGTGGCTGATATCTTTGAGAATCTTGTCACCG ATAATAGTGCCAATGGTGAAAGTTTCCCTTGTGAATCTAGCGTTCCATCAATCCAGTGTGTCAGTGACATCAAATTAGTGGAGCACACTAACTGTAACATCAATCTAGACTTCACTGAAAATGAAAACTTCAACTCCGGAGCCACTACAAGGTATTTACTGTTGAGCAGTGAATCGTTCCTCTGTCGGTCCGAGGAGCTTTTTGAAACAGATGCGTGGGAACCAACTGTATGGCAGACAACTAGTGTGGATCATGACATCGCTGATAACACACTCTTACTTGATTGTGCAAATGAGTTGTTAGAAAATAAAAGGTCTCAATGTGCACTGGCAGTTGATCCGTTATCACTGAAGGCCATTAAGATGCGAAAAAATTCTATATCGTTTGACAAGTTGGTGAATGAAATTTGTGACGGAATTGAAGTTTTGCGAAGTTACAATAAGGATGCTGGCAAGGACCTTTCAGCAGATGCTCTTTATTCACTGCTAGAAAGAGATCTATGGTGCAAGGGCGTGGTCGGCAGTGCATGGAATCTGGGTTGGAGAACTGgattaactaacaatgaagttGAACAAGTGGTGAATGATATTGAGAAGTATCTTTTAACTGGATTCATCGATGATCTGTTGACTGACTTCATGCTATAG